A region of Fibrobacter succinogenes subsp. succinogenes S85 DNA encodes the following proteins:
- a CDS encoding ABC transporter permease, which translates to MKNKLINTLRRFLPFLGVIVALAIHLLIEDSDEHPEAEEAYYTWILYFFLATTFILGIVSTFVKKLKKGLEYSGAFWGGVGIVVAIIDIVIGKLALFPVLFFPKYDNILAQFFEGYEIILKCIWHSTKLLVTGFLYGAGFGFITGVLLGFNKKFNYWINPYIKLIGPIPATIWIPISLTIFPTTFGASVFIIALSVWFSVALMTSSAIQAVPKAYFEVSRTLGASSAFQIFRVGIPAAMPSIFLGVFYGIISAFLALMTAEMFGVKYGIGWYISWQKAMLVYSGVYAGIIVIAVYCMLILTLLFKLRDKILNWQKGTLKW; encoded by the coding sequence ATGAAGAATAAACTAATAAACACATTAAGAAGATTTTTACCCTTTTTAGGTGTTATTGTCGCACTTGCCATCCACTTGCTTATTGAAGACAGCGACGAACACCCAGAAGCTGAAGAAGCTTACTACACCTGGATTTTGTATTTCTTTTTGGCCACTACATTCATCCTCGGCATTGTCTCCACCTTTGTCAAAAAATTGAAGAAAGGCCTAGAATATTCCGGTGCGTTTTGGGGAGGCGTCGGAATCGTCGTCGCTATCATTGACATTGTCATCGGAAAGCTCGCCCTCTTCCCCGTCTTGTTTTTCCCGAAATACGACAACATTCTCGCCCAGTTTTTCGAAGGCTACGAAATCATCCTCAAGTGCATTTGGCACTCGACAAAACTTTTAGTCACAGGATTCCTCTACGGTGCCGGATTCGGCTTTATCACAGGTGTTCTCCTTGGATTCAACAAAAAGTTCAATTATTGGATCAACCCTTACATCAAGCTGATAGGCCCAATTCCCGCAACAATCTGGATTCCGATTTCGTTGACAATTTTCCCGACAACTTTTGGCGCAAGCGTTTTTATCATTGCACTTTCCGTCTGGTTCTCGGTTGCGCTTATGACGAGCTCTGCAATACAGGCTGTCCCCAAAGCCTATTTTGAAGTTTCACGCACGCTCGGCGCAAGCAGCGCTTTCCAGATTTTCCGAGTCGGCATCCCGGCCGCCATGCCCTCCATTTTCCTTGGCGTATTCTACGGCATCATCAGTGCATTCTTGGCGCTCATGACCGCAGAAATGTTCGGCGTCAAATACGGTATCGGCTGGTACATCTCCTGGCAAAAGGCCATGCTCGTCTATAGCGGTGTTTACGCAGGAATCATCGTCATTGCAGTTTACTGCATGCTCATACTCACCTTGCTCTTTAAATTGCGCGATAAAATCTTGAATTGGCAAAAGGGAACTTTGAAATGGTAG
- a CDS encoding ABC transporter ATP-binding protein, with protein MVAENIENVKGAIHIDNLVKTFISNEGETVAALNGVNLDIPAGSFVSLIGPSGCGKTTLLRQIAGLAEPTSGGVFVDGKKITKPGADRGFAFQQATLFPWLNIRDNISLGLRARHVYKEHKQDVDEFIETVGLKGFEKSYPHELSGGMNQRASLARALVGHPDILLLDEPLGALDAFTRMAMQDEIHRLWEKYKTTMVMVTHDVDEALYLSNYVVVMKARPSKIEQVIKIELPFPRARTQDTFIQYRKKILELLNFAGKIQEPEYYL; from the coding sequence ATGGTAGCAGAAAATATCGAAAACGTAAAAGGCGCAATCCACATTGATAATCTTGTAAAGACATTTATCAGTAACGAAGGCGAAACCGTCGCCGCCTTGAATGGAGTCAATCTCGACATTCCCGCAGGCAGTTTCGTGAGCCTTATCGGTCCATCCGGCTGCGGAAAGACAACGCTCTTGAGACAAATCGCAGGACTTGCCGAACCCACCTCGGGCGGCGTATTTGTCGATGGCAAAAAAATTACGAAGCCCGGTGCCGATCGCGGTTTTGCATTCCAGCAAGCAACACTTTTCCCATGGCTCAACATCCGCGACAACATTTCGCTTGGGCTCAGGGCCCGCCACGTGTACAAGGAACACAAGCAAGACGTTGACGAATTCATCGAAACAGTCGGGCTCAAGGGATTCGAAAAATCATACCCGCACGAACTTTCCGGCGGCATGAATCAGCGAGCAAGCCTTGCAAGAGCGCTAGTCGGCCACCCGGATATTCTCCTTTTGGACGAGCCCCTTGGTGCACTGGACGCTTTCACGCGCATGGCGATGCAAGACGAAATCCACCGCCTTTGGGAAAAGTACAAGACCACGATGGTGATGGTCACGCACGATGTCGACGAAGCGCTTTACCTCAGCAACTACGTTGTCGTGATGAAGGCCCGCCCCTCAAAAATCGAGCAGGTCATCAAAATCGAACTCCCGTTCCCGCGCGCACGAACACAGGACACGTTCATCCAATACCGCAAAAAGATTCTCGAACTGCTAAACTTTGCAGGAAAGATTCAGGAACCGGAATACTACTTGTAG
- a CDS encoding MalY/PatB family protein — protein sequence MSEIKERNLDFDTVIERRHTNSIKYDFAIERRVVKPGEDPYSLLPLWVADMDFKTSSFIQDELTRVAEYGIFGYSEPKEDYYEAVKNFYRRRHHYDIEDRKSIIKIPGVMFALGMAIKAFTNVGDGVLIQQPVYMHFVDVIEDNERKVVSNDLVYGEDGRYHIDFEDFEKKIVENNIKLFLLCSPHNPVCRVWTREELTRLGEICLKHNVIVVSDEIHSDFVFEGTHTIFASISEELANKSIIVTAPTKTFNLAGIQIAHAFIKNPSIRRAFRKQIFATGYSQVSIQGIVSTQAAYSKGEVWLDALLKYIKGNIEFTDKFIKENLKGVKLVPMEATYLAWIDFNGTGLSPDEIQDRVRNKARLWLNNGIFFGNNGEGFQRLNLACPRSILVEALDRLKVAFNT from the coding sequence ATGTCAGAAATTAAAGAACGAAATTTAGACTTTGATACCGTTATTGAGCGTCGCCATACCAACTCTATCAAATACGATTTTGCTATTGAACGCCGTGTTGTAAAGCCAGGTGAAGATCCATACAGTCTTCTCCCGCTTTGGGTTGCCGACATGGATTTCAAGACATCTTCGTTTATTCAAGATGAGTTGACCCGCGTTGCCGAATATGGAATCTTCGGGTACAGCGAACCCAAAGAAGACTACTACGAAGCTGTCAAAAATTTCTACCGCCGCCGACACCACTATGATATAGAAGACCGCAAATCGATTATCAAGATTCCCGGTGTGATGTTCGCGCTTGGCATGGCAATAAAAGCATTCACAAACGTTGGCGATGGAGTACTTATCCAGCAGCCGGTCTATATGCACTTTGTTGACGTCATCGAAGACAACGAACGCAAAGTTGTCAGTAACGACCTCGTTTATGGCGAAGACGGTCGCTATCACATTGACTTTGAAGATTTCGAAAAGAAAATCGTCGAAAACAATATCAAGCTCTTTTTGCTTTGCAGCCCGCACAATCCCGTTTGCCGCGTCTGGACTCGCGAAGAACTTACACGCCTCGGAGAGATTTGCCTCAAGCATAATGTAATCGTCGTGAGCGATGAAATCCACAGCGATTTCGTCTTTGAAGGTACGCACACCATATTCGCCTCCATAAGCGAAGAACTGGCCAACAAATCCATCATCGTCACGGCGCCAACAAAAACATTCAACTTGGCAGGCATCCAAATCGCACACGCCTTCATAAAGAATCCATCAATCCGTCGCGCGTTCCGCAAGCAAATCTTTGCCACCGGTTATAGCCAAGTCAGCATCCAGGGAATCGTCTCGACGCAAGCCGCCTACAGCAAAGGTGAAGTCTGGCTCGATGCCCTCCTCAAGTACATCAAAGGCAACATTGAATTTACAGACAAATTTATTAAAGAAAATCTGAAAGGCGTCAAGCTTGTGCCAATGGAAGCGACTTACCTCGCATGGATAGACTTCAACGGGACAGGACTTTCGCCAGACGAAATCCAAGATCGCGTCCGCAACAAGGCGCGACTGTGGCTCAACAACGGGATCTTTTTCGGGAACAACGGAGAAGGATTCCAGCGGCTTAACCTTGCTTGTCCACGAAGTATCCTGGTCGAGGCACTCGATAGACTAAAAGTTGCGTTCAATACATAG
- a CDS encoding LysR family transcriptional regulator, with protein MTLQQLRYAIGIAKAGSFNKAAESLFISQPSLTTAIRELEDEIGITVFNRTSRGITLTPEGEEFIARANELYNHYESVLERYSKEEQKKKRFAVSTQHYSFAVKSFVNMAKKFNIDDYEFAIRETKTKEVIDDVTSLRSEIGIIYLSDFNRKYITYLLKEHDLVFQKLIDCKAYAYMWKNNPLANKPYVNLEDLSDYPCLSFEQGESGNYYFAEEILSTNEYHKTIKANDRATMLNLMVGLNGYTLCSGIISEEINGSDYVAVPFKDAKGEDDRSMEIGYITKKNFMLSTICRIYIREMEEYLKAYTAEHNPNA; from the coding sequence ATGACACTACAACAATTACGTTACGCCATCGGGATTGCAAAAGCAGGCTCCTTCAACAAGGCCGCCGAATCCTTGTTCATATCCCAACCATCTCTCACGACAGCCATCCGCGAGCTCGAAGATGAAATCGGCATCACCGTTTTCAACCGCACAAGCCGAGGCATCACGCTCACGCCCGAAGGCGAAGAATTCATCGCCCGCGCGAACGAGCTCTACAACCATTACGAGTCCGTTCTCGAACGCTACAGCAAGGAAGAACAGAAGAAGAAGCGTTTCGCCGTTTCGACACAGCACTATTCCTTCGCCGTCAAGTCCTTCGTGAACATGGCCAAAAAGTTCAACATTGATGATTACGAATTCGCCATCCGCGAAACAAAGACCAAAGAAGTCATCGATGACGTGACGAGCCTCCGCAGTGAAATCGGCATCATCTACTTGAGCGATTTCAACCGCAAGTACATCACGTATTTGCTCAAGGAACACGATCTCGTTTTCCAAAAGCTGATTGATTGCAAGGCTTACGCCTACATGTGGAAAAACAATCCACTCGCCAACAAGCCTTACGTGAACCTTGAAGACCTTTCGGATTACCCGTGCCTTTCTTTTGAACAGGGCGAAAGCGGTAACTATTACTTCGCCGAAGAAATCTTGAGTACAAACGAGTACCACAAAACCATTAAGGCAAACGACCGCGCCACAATGCTCAACTTGATGGTGGGTCTCAACGGTTACACGCTTTGCTCCGGCATCATTAGCGAAGAAATCAACGGTTCCGATTACGTTGCCGTGCCGTTCAAGGACGCGAAAGGCGAAGACGACCGCTCTATGGAAATCGGCTACATCACCAAGAAGAATTTTATGCTCAGCACCATCTGCCGCATCTACATCCGCGAGATGGAAGAATATCTCAAGGCATACACCGCCGAGCACAATCCAAACGCCTAA
- a CDS encoding DUF4418 family protein: MKQGILFGATAIAFGVLVSLLSFVLLPFCSGHGDMIMRCQKTSSVDGIIGIVIAIFGIAYIAIPKAQKALSAAVIAGGVFSALVPAVIVGVCAAPHMHCHSISSPVLQITGIVIALVGIANSIYLLNRSITRQETLNESNHT, from the coding sequence ATGAAACAAGGTATTTTATTCGGCGCAACAGCAATTGCATTTGGCGTTCTCGTTTCGCTGCTTTCATTTGTTCTGCTTCCATTTTGCTCGGGTCATGGAGACATGATCATGCGCTGCCAAAAGACCTCTAGTGTTGACGGAATTATCGGCATTGTCATCGCGATTTTTGGTATCGCCTATATCGCGATCCCGAAAGCACAAAAAGCATTATCGGCAGCAGTGATTGCAGGCGGTGTTTTCTCAGCCCTTGTACCCGCCGTGATTGTAGGCGTTTGCGCAGCACCCCACATGCATTGTCATTCCATATCTTCCCCGGTTTTGCAAATCACAGGAATCGTCATTGCGCTCGTTGGAATCGCTAACAGCATTTACTTATTGAATCGCAGTATAACGCGACAGGAGACTTTAAATGAATCAAATCATACTTAG
- a CDS encoding ABC transporter permease, with protein MNQIILRIIYTNFWRHPFRSIGLVILTAVASATLLSSALFSESLDAGLEQLSSRMGADLLIVPYGSEAKDQPVLLQGELSHRTLPREILEFTRKTPGIKIATSQFYFSTLGSSCCDKKVNIIGFDSKTDFTIKPWIRKTYKKDFPIGSVIAGSDIQVDESGKIKFFDQEFTVVAHLERMGNKLDQAIFADVGTIEILQKAAKEKGINFISEGEPSAILANLEKGADFEKISQTLHEKFDNIHVIPRKDLFDNVIATAGSFKIIVWVIAVFFLIVSIAAVSIAFSISANERKREFATLRVIGFTQKRLEHIVLGESLLATIIGTVVGAFISVFATLSFRVFIIDSLSVPFLLPSTLTIFAIIIVAIFIPTITGTGAAYRIAKQVGRLDVYSALKEET; from the coding sequence ATGAATCAAATCATACTTAGAATTATTTATACAAACTTTTGGCGTCATCCGTTCCGAAGCATTGGACTTGTCATCTTAACCGCAGTCGCTTCGGCAACACTTTTATCAAGCGCTCTTTTTTCAGAAAGCCTTGACGCAGGCCTAGAGCAGCTCTCATCGCGCATGGGTGCAGACTTGCTCATCGTCCCATACGGCAGCGAAGCAAAAGACCAACCAGTTCTCTTGCAAGGAGAATTAAGCCATCGCACGCTCCCCCGAGAAATTCTCGAATTCACCCGAAAAACTCCAGGAATCAAAATTGCCACATCGCAATTTTATTTTTCCACGCTCGGATCTAGCTGCTGCGATAAAAAAGTCAACATCATCGGTTTCGATTCCAAGACTGATTTTACCATCAAGCCGTGGATTCGCAAAACATACAAAAAAGACTTTCCCATTGGTTCTGTAATCGCGGGTAGCGACATTCAAGTCGATGAATCCGGGAAAATCAAGTTCTTCGATCAGGAATTTACTGTCGTAGCACACCTAGAACGCATGGGTAATAAGCTTGACCAAGCCATTTTTGCCGATGTCGGGACCATCGAAATCTTGCAGAAAGCAGCGAAAGAAAAAGGTATCAACTTCATTTCCGAAGGCGAACCTTCCGCGATTCTTGCGAATCTCGAAAAAGGCGCAGACTTTGAAAAAATATCGCAGACGCTTCACGAGAAATTCGACAACATCCACGTGATTCCGCGCAAGGATTTATTCGATAACGTCATCGCTACGGCAGGTTCTTTCAAGATTATCGTATGGGTTATCGCCGTATTTTTCTTGATTGTCTCCATCGCCGCCGTTTCAATAGCCTTCTCAATTTCTGCAAACGAGCGCAAGCGCGAATTTGCAACACTCCGCGTCATCGGTTTCACGCAAAAGAGATTGGAACACATCGTTCTTGGCGAATCATTGCTCGCAACAATCATCGGCACTGTCGTAGGCGCGTTTATCAGCGTATTTGCAACGCTCTCGTTCCGCGTGTTCATTATCGACAGTTTATCCGTACCGTTCTTGCTTCCGAGCACACTAACCATTTTTGCGATTATCATCGTTGCAATATTCATTCCCACAATCACAGGCACAGGAGCCGCCTATCGAATAGCTAAACAAGTTGGCCGTCTAGATGTTTACTCGGCTTTAAAGGAGGAAACTTAA
- a CDS encoding ABC transporter ATP-binding protein → MILNGNNITKEYTRRGEKFPAVNNADFFAWSGDYTVIFGESGSGKSTLLNALAGISAPTSGSIAIDGQPLYTLNDEDRSKLRNERIGYIPQNAACLPAFTVTENIELAASLYKHRIDKEQIQSLLKKLGIAHLANEYPANLSGGELRRVAIARALVNNPDLIIADEPTSNLDEDNSRKVFSLFGRLAKSGVAVIVATHDRTAFGYSNRTYHMKSGTLIPDIGEYGNL, encoded by the coding sequence ATGATACTCAATGGTAACAACATTACAAAAGAATATACCCGACGCGGTGAAAAGTTCCCTGCCGTCAACAACGCCGATTTCTTCGCCTGGTCAGGCGATTACACGGTCATCTTCGGAGAATCCGGAAGTGGCAAGAGCACGCTTTTGAACGCCCTCGCAGGCATCAGTGCACCAACATCTGGCAGCATAGCCATTGATGGGCAACCGCTTTACACCTTGAATGACGAAGACCGTTCAAAGTTACGCAACGAGCGCATCGGCTACATTCCGCAAAATGCCGCCTGCTTACCAGCATTCACCGTGACCGAGAACATCGAACTTGCCGCAAGCCTTTACAAGCATCGCATTGACAAAGAGCAAATCCAGAGTCTCCTCAAAAAACTCGGCATCGCTCATTTGGCAAACGAATACCCCGCCAACTTATCGGGTGGAGAATTGCGCCGAGTCGCCATCGCACGAGCTCTTGTCAACAATCCCGATTTGATTATCGCCGATGAACCGACAAGCAATCTCGACGAAGACAACAGCCGCAAGGTTTTCAGCCTTTTCGGAAGGCTTGCAAAATCAGGAGTCGCGGTCATTGTCGCCACACACGATCGAACGGCATTTGGCTACAGCAACCGCACGTACCACATGAAATCGGGAACACTCATCCCCGACATCGGAGAATACGGCAACCTGTAA
- a CDS encoding 50S ribosomal protein L11 methyltransferase, producing MQKIDTWYKAEGNCPDEEYEIASYLLFEAGVATLEELDPVTAGRTEFCFYTGDKAERDRIVAEFPQYNFKVTEEPAKDWDKWWRDRAQPVAVSEHLWVRPPWVEFTPEDPEAVVLELEAKTAFGTGEHETTSSCAALMENVDFKGKTVLDIGTGTGILAMFARRKGASLAVGTEIDPLTIPCIAENFERNGFGESDCVLGFLDAFKDGTKFDVILCNMIRSELWPLRDDIEDLLAEGGELIISGQLEVEKDYILKWFEEAGFKVSVERTKGEWWSVLARS from the coding sequence ATGCAGAAAATTGATACTTGGTACAAGGCTGAGGGCAACTGCCCCGATGAAGAATATGAAATTGCAAGCTACCTGCTTTTTGAAGCGGGTGTTGCGACGCTCGAAGAACTCGACCCGGTGACCGCTGGCCGCACGGAGTTCTGTTTTTACACGGGCGACAAGGCGGAACGCGACCGCATCGTGGCGGAATTTCCGCAGTACAATTTCAAGGTCACCGAAGAGCCTGCAAAGGATTGGGACAAGTGGTGGCGTGACCGCGCACAGCCGGTGGCTGTGAGCGAGCACCTTTGGGTACGTCCACCTTGGGTGGAATTCACGCCGGAAGATCCTGAAGCGGTTGTCTTGGAGCTTGAGGCAAAGACTGCATTTGGAACGGGCGAGCACGAGACGACGAGTAGCTGTGCTGCGCTTATGGAAAACGTTGATTTCAAGGGCAAGACGGTTCTCGACATCGGTACGGGTACGGGCATTTTGGCGATGTTTGCTCGTCGTAAGGGCGCAAGCCTTGCTGTGGGTACGGAAATCGACCCGCTCACGATTCCTTGCATTGCGGAAAACTTTGAACGCAATGGCTTTGGCGAAAGCGACTGCGTGCTCGGATTCCTGGATGCGTTCAAGGACGGAACGAAGTTCGACGTGATTCTCTGCAACATGATTCGCAGCGAGCTTTGGCCGCTCCGCGATGACATCGAAGATTTGCTCGCGGAAGGCGGCGAACTCATCATCAGCGGTCAGCTCGAAGTCGAAAAGGATTACATCCTCAAGTGGTTTGAAGAAGCCGGTTTCAAAGTCTCCGTCGAACGCACCAAAGGCGAATGGTGGAGCGTGCTTGCACGCTCCTAA
- a CDS encoding Fic family protein, with amino-acid sequence MLYIHQFPDWTRFRFDSPKVLQALGQTRLEEGKLIGIMQICGLKDIEAKLLAEDIVANYAIDGYTLDPTNTLAEVELKSKGSQNFIKNYLGAIQNASQPLTEERLFNWHSAMGQNKVLKFREVPSEVQTTIDATAPDSAPKTLHFVGPNPERLQSEMENFLSWFESANIDGVIKAAIAHFWFITIRPFADANGRLARAITAMQLARTENTTHCQYALNKQINIHKGEYFKILARTQAASGDLTEWILWFLQMMRDAVKDSEQLFTSEISRIQFRSAHANDTFSAREQQLIDEIMAGRLTQPFTAKEAAALFNASHDTALREIQSLMDKGILETNKKGGRSMRYRLKIASGSEN; translated from the coding sequence ATGCTTTACATCCACCAATTCCCAGACTGGACGCGATTCCGCTTCGATTCTCCCAAGGTGCTCCAAGCGCTTGGGCAGACGCGCCTTGAAGAAGGCAAGCTCATCGGAATCATGCAGATCTGCGGATTGAAGGACATTGAAGCCAAGCTCCTCGCCGAAGACATCGTTGCCAACTACGCCATCGACGGCTACACGCTTGACCCCACGAACACGCTAGCCGAAGTGGAACTCAAAAGCAAGGGCTCGCAAAACTTTATCAAAAACTACCTCGGCGCCATCCAGAACGCCTCACAGCCCCTCACCGAAGAACGCCTATTCAACTGGCATTCTGCGATGGGTCAGAACAAAGTCTTAAAGTTCCGCGAAGTCCCGAGCGAAGTGCAAACGACCATCGACGCGACCGCCCCCGATTCCGCTCCCAAGACGCTCCATTTTGTAGGCCCGAATCCGGAACGCCTCCAAAGCGAAATGGAAAACTTTTTATCGTGGTTCGAGAGCGCAAATATAGATGGGGTGATTAAAGCCGCAATTGCACATTTCTGGTTCATCACAATCCGACCATTCGCCGACGCAAACGGCAGACTCGCCCGCGCCATCACAGCCATGCAACTCGCCCGCACCGAGAACACGACTCATTGCCAATACGCGCTGAACAAACAAATTAACATTCACAAAGGCGAATACTTCAAAATTCTCGCCCGCACGCAAGCCGCCAGCGGTGACCTCACCGAATGGATTTTGTGGTTCCTGCAAATGATGCGAGACGCCGTCAAAGATAGCGAACAACTTTTCACCTCTGAAATCAGCCGCATCCAGTTCCGCAGCGCCCACGCAAACGACACGTTCAGCGCCCGCGAACAGCAGCTCATCGACGAAATCATGGCAGGCCGCCTCACGCAACCCTTCACCGCCAAAGAAGCGGCCGCACTATTCAACGCAAGCCACGACACAGCCCTCCGCGAAATCCAAAGCCTCATGGACAAAGGAATCCTAGAGACCAATAAAAAAGGCGGCCGCAGCATGCGATACAGACTGAAGATTGCTAGCGGATCCGAGAATTGA
- a CDS encoding RNA-binding domain-containing protein: MTKSENLIKSLIALPHEYEWLDFKESWFSKDEVGEYISAISNGAALCGREFGYVVWGIHNSTHEIIGTTVNFDKDVNHEPYKHYLARNLKPSVAFDVENVQIDGKRLVLLSVPAAKSVPTKFLSQAFIRIGSSKEKLSKFPEWEIRLLNILSNGIPTIVSMAAPDYAQELTFEKLFMYYGAKGVALRKETFKKSLRLLTADGRYNIMALLLSDANDIPIRVSVFSGKSKADTLFSVKEYGNSCILYAMDKILEYGDAINIIQADERGRISERKDVPLFDYEAFHEAILNAFIHNKWLGMNAPMISVFTDRIEILSHGGLGLEQDLEGFYKGVSIPVNEILASIFLQLRLSERSGRGVPKIVEAYGRDSIKIEKNFIVVTIPFNRINVTPFELNEGQPTVNPTVKATVNPTVKMSKNQRDILAKIADNPRITLTELSELLGLHRATIADNTSRLQKLGVLKRIGSDKTGYWEIVE, from the coding sequence ATGACAAAATCAGAGAACCTTATAAAGAGCTTGATAGCCCTTCCGCATGAATACGAGTGGTTGGACTTTAAGGAAAGTTGGTTTTCAAAAGACGAGGTTGGCGAGTATATTTCGGCGATTTCGAATGGGGCGGCATTGTGTGGCCGGGAATTTGGCTATGTCGTGTGGGGAATTCATAACTCAACGCACGAAATCATTGGCACGACTGTAAATTTTGACAAGGACGTTAATCATGAGCCTTACAAGCATTATCTCGCGAGAAATTTAAAGCCGAGCGTTGCTTTTGATGTTGAAAATGTTCAGATTGACGGCAAACGTCTTGTTCTGTTGTCTGTCCCTGCAGCGAAATCCGTCCCAACGAAGTTCCTGTCACAAGCTTTTATCCGAATCGGTTCAAGCAAGGAAAAACTTTCGAAGTTTCCTGAATGGGAAATTCGTCTTTTGAACATTTTGTCTAACGGCATTCCGACGATTGTCAGCATGGCGGCTCCTGATTATGCGCAGGAACTGACTTTTGAAAAACTGTTTATGTATTATGGGGCGAAGGGTGTTGCTCTTCGAAAGGAAACTTTCAAGAAGTCGCTCAGGCTCTTGACTGCTGATGGGCGCTACAACATTATGGCATTGCTGCTTTCGGATGCAAACGACATCCCGATTCGTGTTTCTGTTTTTAGTGGCAAGAGCAAGGCTGATACGCTTTTCTCGGTCAAGGAATACGGAAATTCCTGTATTCTGTATGCGATGGATAAAATTTTGGAATACGGCGATGCAATCAATATCATCCAGGCGGATGAACGGGGACGTATTTCCGAGCGGAAGGATGTTCCTCTTTTTGATTATGAGGCTTTTCACGAAGCAATCTTGAACGCGTTTATTCATAATAAGTGGCTGGGAATGAACGCGCCCATGATTAGTGTTTTTACGGACCGCATTGAGATTCTTTCGCATGGCGGTCTTGGTCTTGAGCAGGATTTGGAGGGTTTTTACAAGGGCGTGAGCATCCCTGTCAATGAAATCCTAGCTTCAATTTTCTTGCAGCTGCGGTTAAGCGAACGATCGGGACGTGGTGTGCCGAAGATTGTCGAGGCGTATGGTCGTGATTCCATAAAGATTGAGAAAAATTTTATTGTGGTGACGATTCCATTCAACAGGATTAACGTGACTCCGTTTGAATTGAATGAAGGACAGCCGACTGTAAACCCGACTGTAAAGGCGACTGTAAATCCGACTGTAAAAATGTCAAAAAACCAAAGGGATATTTTGGCGAAAATTGCCGATAATCCAAGGATTACGCTCACGGAGCTTTCTGAATTGTTGGGATTGCATCGTGCTACAATTGCTGATAATACATCGAGGCTACAGAAATTAGGTGTTTTAAAACGTATTGGTAGCGATAAAACCGGATACTGGGAAATAGTCGAATAA
- a CDS encoding glucokinase produces MEIKWLNPDAKFDRLVLAGDIGGTNTNLGLVGYKDGKFTLILETVCPSQCIEGLDTPIRETLKAAIENRADLKPSHICISAAGPVANNKCVMTNLPWCVDGDAITNATGIPTLVINDFMAISYGIPTLDVDDPKQILKFKHTDGSEPKPQAATKAVIGPGTGMGVGFLAFDGQKYIPACSEGGHSTFAPFDKETQDFRDYMEKRIGTVPGVEPLVSGMGLAHLYEWWRDTKGVPQNDAFKKIEETDWHDRPKYISRASDTDPVAAEMMRMFVKMLARFASDACTLFLPLGGFYLAGGTVQKDLRWLERDNLFMTWFEKNYNPNIRPLLNKIPVYLIKDYSISLYGAANASLNLQK; encoded by the coding sequence ATGGAAATTAAATGGCTTAATCCCGATGCTAAGTTTGACCGTCTCGTTTTGGCGGGTGATATCGGTGGTACGAATACGAACCTTGGTCTTGTGGGCTACAAGGATGGCAAGTTTACGCTCATTCTTGAAACTGTTTGCCCGAGCCAGTGCATTGAAGGACTTGACACCCCGATCCGCGAAACGCTCAAGGCTGCAATCGAAAACCGCGCGGATTTGAAGCCGTCTCACATTTGCATCAGCGCTGCAGGTCCGGTGGCAAACAACAAGTGCGTTATGACGAACCTCCCGTGGTGCGTTGACGGCGATGCCATCACGAATGCAACCGGCATTCCGACCCTCGTGATTAACGACTTTATGGCCATTAGCTATGGCATCCCGACCCTCGACGTCGATGACCCGAAGCAGATTCTCAAGTTTAAGCACACTGACGGTAGCGAACCGAAGCCGCAGGCTGCAACGAAGGCTGTGATTGGTCCGGGTACGGGCATGGGCGTTGGCTTCCTCGCATTTGACGGTCAGAAGTACATCCCGGCTTGCTCCGAAGGTGGCCATTCTACGTTTGCTCCGTTCGACAAAGAAACCCAGGACTTCCGCGACTACATGGAAAAGCGCATCGGCACCGTGCCGGGCGTTGAACCGCTCGTCTCTGGCATGGGTCTTGCTCACCTCTATGAATGGTGGCGCGACACGAAGGGCGTTCCGCAGAACGATGCCTTCAAGAAGATTGAAGAAACCGATTGGCACGACCGCCCGAAGTACATCAGCCGCGCAAGCGATACCGATCCGGTGGCTGCCGAAATGATGCGCATGTTCGTGAAGATGCTTGCTCGCTTTGCTAGCGACGCTTGCACGTTGTTCCTCCCGCTCGGCGGTTTCTACCTCGCAGGTGGAACGGTGCAGAAGGACCTCCGCTGGCTGGAACGCGATAACTTGTTCATGACCTGGTTCGAAAAGAACTACAATCCGAACATCCGCCCGCTCTTGAACAAGATCCCGGTGTACCTCATCAAGGATTACAGCATTAGTTTGTACGGAGCTGCTAATGCAAGTTTGAATTTGCAGAAGTAA